The Penaeus chinensis breed Huanghai No. 1 chromosome 6, ASM1920278v2, whole genome shotgun sequence genomic interval TAAGTTCTTTTGTGATATTCTCATGTTTGTAATATTGTGTAccatgaaatgaagaaaaatggaaaaaagtacaCAAAAAGCAGAGAGTGCTTGCTGTGTTGTGGATCATATTACAAGGATCTATTTTACAATTAGTTATGTGCTTCAATTATAGAGGATATCCCATTTCCAGTGTATTGTGTGGAGTCAGAAGTACTTTTTGAATGTGAAAGAGCGACTAGGGTACTACTAGATGTAAACTAAAGAACAAAATATTCTCATCCTGttccctctattttcttttttttccacctaTGGCTGGGTCACTGTCTATGGTGTTAAAGAGATTTATTGCAGTTGTGGCATCCACATTCCTTTTCTCTTAAAATGGAAAATGTCCAGTATTGATGCTATAGATATGTAATGAAATGTCTGCACCAAAGTGATGTTTTGAATGACTAACCTGCAACCCTTTGCAGTTGCTTATTATATTTATGGGTAATACACAGAGTTGAACTGAAATATTTTGTAATAACttcaagtatatttatataacatgcaGAATTGTGCAGGCTCTATGTAAAAAGTGGAAAGTGTTCATCTGGTACATTATAAATGACAGAAACAAGTGTTATATTTCTATTCATGTATCTTTCTTGTTGCACTATTTTCCTGAGATTATGCTATGATTTACAGATTTGCCAAATTTTCCAAATATGTCACTCGGAAGCTTCCAGTCTTGATTGTATGTAGGAAAATTAGTTTTCCAATAATGCATTTAGTTGAACAGAAGGGTTAATAGGAAACATTATACCCTAGAGACTGATGTGTAgtcaaatttattttttaaaattaaaacttCTCTTTGTGTTATAATATACTCGATACACAATGTGTGTGATGTTTTTGTGCTCTTTGCCACAGCAATTAATCAATATTATATACTAAATGAAATCCACGATTCCACGAAGACAGAAGGATAGTACTAATGATGTATTGTATCATCAAGGGAGAGTGAAAGTAAAGTGTAATGGAACTTTAAAGTCATATTGCAGTGGTGCTTAGAACCCACTCTAATTTTTGATCAAGGATACTAGTTAtgacaatatctttttttttttttttttttttggctcgatTAAACAGAAAGAAtctgtaagtatatgtaagtaaAATGAATTTGTAAATGATAATACCTACGCGGTTTAACGTCTTCAGCGGCTAAGCAAATTCAATATACACCTGAAGATATCCTTGTACGAGACTTGAAAACTGGGCTATAGTGTAGCAAATGTTGTACTACCCACAAGTGACACCAGTGACATTTTCAGCAAAAGTGTGCTGCATCATATGTTGTAGTTTGTTAatttagacaaataaatacactCTAACTAACATggcatttcttctcctttatgtGCACACCCAGGCTTCATATGGAGTCATTTTCGTGGTCTCAGTCTCGGTTTCtgtctgggagagggagagacagataggaaaagagaaagagaaagaaagaaagaaggggtgaggtaagaggggggggggggagagagagagagaaagagaaagagaaagaaaaagaaaaagaaaaagaaaaagaaaaagaaaaaaaagaagaaaaagaaaaagaaaaagaaaaagaaaaagaaaaagaaaaggaaaaaggaaaaaggaaaaaggaaaaaggaaaaaaggaaaaaggaaaaaggaaaaaggaaaaaggaaaaaaggaaaaaggaaaaaggaaaaaggaaaaaaggaaaaaggaaaaaggaaaaaggaaaaaggaaaaaggaaaaaggaaaaaaggaaaaaggaaaaggaaaaaggaaaaaggaaaaaggaaaaaggaaaaaggaaaaaggaaaaaggaaaaaggaaaaaggaaaaaggaaaaaggaaaaaggaaaaaggaaaaaggaaaaaggataaaggaaaagaaaaaagagaaggggagggagaggaatggtttTGGAATAATTATCTGAATGATCTGTCAGAATGTTACTTTATTATTTATCACATTCAGAGGTTTGTTTTAAGTATTATAACACGTTATAATCACACaaaccgtatatacatatatcgttatACAAATTTACAAACATTTAGTTACTTGTGTGACTGGGTGTGTGCAACTGATTAAGATGTGTCtgtatgagagtgagagcgagtgactgtgtgcgtatgcgtatgtttgtgtgtaatttaCCATAAAATACGTGCACACGATATACTACATGACTTCAGGGACTAGCACCAGGATGAGTCATCGGGTCTCCTAAAGGAGCAGCTGAAGGCTCCACCGACGTGTCTGATGCCTTCTCCTCCTGTGTTCTGCCGCCCTCTGTCGCCTCTCCTACAGCTCACCAAAATCCGAAAGGCTTTATTAAACCCTCTGTTAGTGTAGCCGTAAATGGCAGTATTCGCCGCATACTGAATCCAATAAAGGCAGTTTAGGACGATGCCGATATCCTTATAGTAACCGCTCTCGTCCACGATGTTGTAAACGGCCATAGGCAGGATACACACGCAATACATAATGGTTAAGCCCAAAACGCTTCGTCCTGCTGACCTGTAGCGTCGTGCCAGGAAAGCAGAGCGTCCGCTGGGCGAGGTAAAGATATTTCAGTTTCATGTTcacgcaaaaagaaaagaagaaaaagaatggttTATAGAATTCACTTACAGTATTTGCTTGGGTAAGAGGAATAATTTTGAAtatggaatttatatataaaaactctCAGGAACTGACCTATCAGCTTTGCTCGATTTATATGTATTGGAAACATCTCATATCGCATATACTTATTAACAAAAtatcataccaatatatataaatgaaatcaaaatgaatataatatttcatatcataATTCACACAGCAATATCTCACGCCACAGGTCTTATTTATAAAGCAAAAGACCTCACACTACAATCCATCATCAATCACTCTACCCATCCATCAATCATCACTCtacccatcatccatccatccatcaatcactctaccatccatccatcactctaccatccatccatcaatcactctatctacccatcaTCCATCAATCAcgctacccatccatccatcacgctaccatccatccatcaatcacgctacccatccatccatccatcactctacccatccatccatcacgctacccatccatccatctatccatcaatcaatcactctacccatctatctttctaatcatcatcaatcaatcactctaccatccatccatcaatcaatcaattagtcactctacccatccatcaatcactctatctacccatccatccatctatccatcaatcaatcactctacccatctatctttctaatcatccatcaatcactctacccatccatctatctatccatcaatcactctacccatctatctttctaatcatccatcaatcactctatctacccatacatccatccatcactctacccatctatctttctaatcatcatcaatcaatcactctacccatccatctatctatccatcaatcaatcaattagtcactctacccatccatcaatcactctacccatctatctttctaatcatcatcaatcaatcactctacccatccatctatctatccatcaatcactctactcatccatctatctatccatcaatcactctatctaccatccatccatcacttTATCTACCCATACATCCATCAATCACTCTATCtacccatacatccatccatcactTTATCTACCCATACATCCATCAATcactctacccatctatctttctaatcatccatcaatcaatcacgCTACCCAaaatctatccatcaatcaatcactctacccatctatctttctaatcatccatcaatcaatcacgCTACCCAaaatctatccatcaatcaatcactctacccatccatccatcaatcactctatctacccatccatctatctatccatcaatcactctatctaccatccatccatcactctatctacccatccatctatccatcaatcactctacccatccatccatcactttATCTACCCATACATCCATCAAtcactctacccatccatctatctatccatcaatcaatcactctAACCCATCCATCAATCActctaccatccatccatcagtcactcagcccatccatctatctatccatcaattaatcactcaatcactctacccatctatctttctaatcatcatcaatcaatcactctACCATCCATCAAtcactctatctacccatccatcaatcatcactctacccatccatctatccatcatcaATCACTctaacccatccatccatccatccatcacgctacccatccatccatccatccatccatcaatcaatcaattagtcactctacccatccatctatccatccatcaaccaatcactctacccatccatccatctatccatccatcaaccaatcactctacccatccatctatccatccatcaaccaatcactctacccatccatccatcaatctctactcatccatctatcaatccatccaccaatcactctacccatccatccatcaatcacgctacccatccatccatctatccatcaatcaatcaattagtcactctacccatccatctatccatccatcaaccaatcactctacccatccatctatccatccatcaaccaatcactctacccatccatctatccatccatcaaccaatcactctacccatccatccatcaatcactctactcatccatctatctatccatcaatcaattacgctacccatccatccatcaatcactctacccatccatctatccatcagtcaATTACGCTACCCCTCCATACATCAATCAGtcactctacccatccatccatccacccatcagtcaatcactctacccatccatctatctatccatcaatcaatcactctacccatctatctttctaatcatccatcaatcaatcactcttaccatccatccatcaatcactctacccatccatcaatcaatcactctacccatccatcaatcaatcacgctacccatccatcaatcaatcactctacccatccatccatcaatcacgCTACCCAaaatctatccatcaatcactctacccatctctttctaatcatccatcaatcaatcactctacccatccatcaatcaatcactctacccatccatccatcactctatctacccatacatccatcaatcactctacccatccatccatcaatcacgctacccatccatccatccatcactctacccatctatctttctaatcatccatcaatcaatcactctacccatccatcaatcaatcattctacccatccatccatccatcacgctacccatccatccatccatcactctatctacccatccatccatcactctatctacccatccatccatccatcactctatctacccatccatccatccatccatcactctatctacccatccatccatccatcactctatctacccatccatccatccatcactctatctacccatccatccatccatcactctatctacccatccatccatccatccatcactctatctacccatccatccatccatccatcactctatctacccatccatccatccatcactctatctacccatccatccatccatccatcactttATCtacccatacatccatccatcactctatctacccatccatccatccatcactctacccatctctccatccctcatacTGACCATCGCGATGCCAGGCAGCTGAAACGCCGCGCCGAGGATCCACACGGCCACACAGTACAGCCTTGTCCTCCCCAGCGAGAAGGCTTCACCGCGGCTGCGTCCTCGATAAATGTGATAACTCCTGTTTGGTTAAGAATGATTAAATGTTCCACGAGGGTTGTCTTTGTTCGTTTATTATTGTTTGATGGGTGTGGAGTGAGTAGGAGATGTAGGTATTATGGTTGGATGTTGTTGAGAATGGAAGAGGTCGATCTACTGTGAGGTTGGCTGATAACAATTGCAAATCATAATAACGTAaggtgaaatgatgataataatattggtgatggtaataatttataataataataattaagagtgataatgataatgggtaataataataaagatgatgatagtgatgataatggttatgatgatggtgatgttgaatgatgataatattaataggaataacaacaacaacgataataataataataatgataatagtaatattaatagtaataataatagtaataataataacaataataacaataacaataacaataacaataacaataacaataataataataataataatagtaatagtaatagtaatagtaatagtgatagtaatagtaatagtaataataataataataataataataataataataataataataataataataatagtaatagtaatagtaatagtaataataataataataataataataataatattaataataataataataataataataataataataataataatagtagt includes:
- the LOC125026655 gene encoding uncharacterized protein LOC125026655, with protein sequence MNLEKKMTIPTNPLEEENTSAVYETMTSSLENTTTLSTGASTPSLLSPWALNMAIISGLAVSLIGGLGNLVAVTVLVQQAMTRRTLRILKVTADSVLVLQLAVVDLLYCTVSLPLSVASYLHGEEMPGPLCAFAGFFRLLNANVEFNTLGLVALQRSYHIYRGRSRGEAFSLGRTRLYCVAVWILGAAFQLPGIAMQILGRSAFLARRYRSAGRSVLGLTIMYCVCILPMAVYNIVDESGYYKDIGIVLNCLYWIQYAANTAIYGYTNRGFNKAFRILVSCRRGDRGRQNTGGEGIRHVGGAFSCSFRRPDDSSWC